One window from the genome of Desulfomonile tiedjei encodes:
- a CDS encoding DJ-1/PfpI family protein: MGIKKILMLVGDYVEDYEVMVPFQCLLMVGHTVHAVCPGKKAGEVVRTAVHDFEGDQTYSEKRGHNFALNATFSEIRPEDYDALVIPGGRAPEYIRLDANVVRAVKHFANANKPIASICHGAQVLAAAGVLDGKSCSAYPAVGPDVNRAGGKWVDIPMDKAHVEGNMVTAPAWPAHPDWLAKFLQVLGTKIEP; encoded by the coding sequence ATGGGAATCAAGAAAATACTGATGCTCGTCGGTGACTACGTGGAAGACTACGAAGTCATGGTGCCTTTCCAATGTCTGTTGATGGTGGGCCACACGGTTCATGCCGTGTGTCCGGGCAAGAAGGCCGGTGAGGTTGTTCGGACCGCGGTGCACGACTTCGAAGGAGACCAGACCTACAGCGAAAAGCGAGGGCACAATTTTGCTCTCAACGCGACCTTTTCCGAAATAAGACCTGAGGATTACGATGCCCTGGTCATTCCGGGGGGACGCGCGCCGGAGTACATCCGTCTGGACGCCAATGTGGTGAGGGCTGTTAAACATTTCGCCAACGCAAACAAACCGATTGCCTCGATTTGCCACGGGGCCCAGGTGCTGGCCGCAGCCGGGGTCCTGGATGGGAAATCCTGTTCCGCTTATCCTGCCGTGGGCCCGGATGTGAACCGAGCGGGCGGCAAATGGGTTGATATTCCCATGGATAAGGCCCATGTCGAGGGCAATATGGTCACCGCGCCGGCCTGGCCCGCGCACCCGGACTGGTTGGCAAAATTTCTGCAAGTCCTCGGCACTAAGATCGAGCCGTAA
- a CDS encoding sigma 54-interacting transcriptional regulator, producing MIDQHSIGKLLLETGRITSQDYSTAIRESRETGRSPHELLLMSGKVSVDELVQALTIHMDITLLKEALGMSLGSAPSKTRTRPPTSYLERISLLFKMSILLSTQTNMGSLVELLIREAPSVMNAERATIFLADNQTEELYSHLGVGLQHYQIRIPWNSGIAGWVFTHRQPLNIADPYHDARFNKDVDSRTGFQTKSLLCVPLQTPVGQTIGAFQVLNKKAGVFTGADLEIAEIFASQAARSIEHALEWDDLRERASILKRENVDLKQALQHKEPLEEIVGSSKAIQDVRALIRRVAPTETTVLIQGESGTGKELVARAIHQLSPRVNAAWITLNCAAVPSELIESELFGHKKGAFTGAVGDNKGVFRSADKGSLFLDEIEATSPAMQVKLLRAIQVGEIRPVGDNITQQVDVRLITATNRDLQDHVRRALFREDLFYRIHVFPITIPPLRERIEDVPALIKHFLHRFYLQTGKMIRGIDPAALDLLVRYPWPGNVRELENEIERAQILASEGGNISVRCLSPRITQSLEQIFKAKTSTELPKLRDAVDALERKMIIQALDRYDGNRSLSARSLGLSRQGLLNKMNKFGLKDW from the coding sequence TTGATCGATCAGCATTCAATCGGAAAGCTTCTGCTGGAAACGGGAAGAATAACCAGCCAAGACTATTCCACGGCCATCCGGGAGTCGAGAGAGACAGGCAGATCTCCTCATGAGCTGCTGCTGATGAGCGGAAAGGTCTCTGTGGATGAACTGGTCCAGGCGCTAACCATCCACATGGACATAACCTTGCTCAAAGAAGCCCTGGGCATGTCCCTCGGGTCCGCTCCCTCCAAGACACGGACTCGCCCCCCCACGTCGTACCTGGAAAGGATCTCGCTCCTGTTCAAAATGAGCATCCTGTTGAGCACCCAGACCAACATGGGGTCTCTGGTCGAACTTCTTATCAGAGAAGCGCCGTCGGTGATGAATGCGGAACGCGCCACCATCTTTCTCGCGGACAACCAAACCGAAGAACTCTATTCCCATCTGGGTGTGGGGCTACAGCACTATCAGATACGAATCCCGTGGAATTCGGGTATTGCCGGATGGGTGTTTACCCACAGGCAGCCTCTAAACATAGCCGACCCGTATCATGATGCCCGCTTCAACAAGGACGTGGATTCCCGCACCGGCTTTCAAACAAAGAGCCTCCTTTGCGTTCCGTTGCAGACCCCGGTCGGCCAGACCATCGGCGCCTTTCAGGTCTTGAACAAGAAAGCGGGGGTGTTCACAGGCGCGGATCTCGAAATAGCCGAGATCTTTGCATCGCAAGCAGCGCGATCCATAGAGCACGCGTTGGAATGGGACGATCTAAGAGAACGAGCTTCCATTCTGAAGCGGGAAAACGTCGACCTGAAACAGGCCCTTCAACACAAGGAGCCGCTCGAAGAGATAGTCGGCAGTTCAAAGGCCATTCAGGATGTGCGGGCCCTTATCAGGAGAGTCGCGCCCACGGAAACCACCGTATTGATCCAAGGGGAGTCAGGAACGGGCAAAGAGCTGGTAGCGCGCGCGATACACCAGCTCAGCCCCCGAGTCAACGCAGCATGGATCACCCTGAATTGCGCGGCTGTCCCGTCGGAACTTATTGAAAGTGAGCTTTTCGGTCATAAGAAGGGGGCGTTTACAGGCGCGGTCGGGGACAATAAGGGTGTTTTCAGGTCCGCGGACAAAGGCAGTTTGTTCCTGGATGAGATCGAAGCCACTTCTCCGGCCATGCAGGTCAAGCTTCTGCGCGCTATTCAGGTCGGCGAAATCAGACCTGTAGGAGACAACATCACCCAGCAGGTTGACGTCAGGCTTATAACCGCGACTAATCGTGACTTGCAGGACCATGTGCGCCGCGCGCTCTTCCGGGAGGACCTTTTTTATCGTATTCACGTGTTCCCGATTACGATTCCGCCTTTAAGAGAAAGAATTGAGGATGTTCCTGCCCTGATCAAGCATTTTCTCCATCGCTTCTACCTTCAGACAGGAAAGATGATTCGCGGGATAGACCCCGCGGCGCTGGATCTTCTGGTCCGTTATCCTTGGCCGGGGAACGTCCGGGAGCTGGAAAACGAGATTGAAAGGGCTCAGATTCTCGCGTCGGAAGGTGGCAACATTTCGGTGCGATGCCTCTCCCCGCGAATTACTCAATCCCTTGAACAGATATTCAAGGCCAAAACCTCCACGGAGTTGCCGAAGCTCAGAGACGCGGTTGATGCCCTCGAACGCAAGATGATCATCCAGGCCCTTGACCGTTACGACGGCAATAGAAGCCTCTCTGCCAGGTCCCTCGGCCTCTCGAGACAGGGACTCCTCAACAAAATGAACAAGTTCGGCCTCAAGGACTGGTGA
- a CDS encoding HesA/MoeB/ThiF family protein, with the protein MDTEIPRHSRHMLLRVIGEGGQKKIEKSRVFVAGLGALGSVISILLARAGVGFLRIADHDAPELHNLHRQILYDEEDVVRGCSKAEAARERLHAANSQVEIEAVTALVGPENVEALTEGVDLVVDALDNIRARYFINDMILARGIPYVFGGAIETVGNVMTIIPGKTPCLRCLWPDPQAVDNHPRASTVGVLSAAATAVAAVEVSEALKILVGRENEALQGLLVMDLWRGQFQCAPVAPDPACLCRGEKK; encoded by the coding sequence ATGGACACCGAAATCCCAAGACATAGTCGCCACATGCTTCTGCGAGTGATCGGGGAGGGCGGACAGAAGAAGATAGAGAAATCGCGGGTCTTTGTTGCAGGCCTCGGGGCCCTGGGGTCCGTCATCTCCATACTTCTGGCCAGGGCCGGAGTGGGCTTCCTGAGAATCGCGGACCATGACGCGCCGGAATTGCACAATCTCCACCGGCAAATCCTCTACGATGAAGAGGACGTCGTACGTGGATGCTCCAAGGCAGAGGCAGCCCGAGAACGCTTACATGCCGCGAACTCACAGGTGGAAATCGAAGCCGTGACCGCTCTGGTGGGGCCGGAAAACGTCGAAGCGCTCACCGAAGGAGTAGACCTGGTTGTGGACGCGCTGGACAATATCAGAGCCCGATACTTCATAAACGACATGATCCTGGCACGCGGCATCCCTTACGTGTTTGGCGGCGCCATTGAAACCGTGGGAAATGTTATGACCATCATTCCCGGGAAGACCCCGTGCCTCCGATGCCTTTGGCCGGATCCCCAGGCGGTGGACAATCATCCTCGCGCCTCCACGGTAGGAGTTCTTTCGGCAGCAGCGACCGCGGTGGCAGCCGTCGAAGTGAGCGAGGCATTGAAGATACTCGTTGGCCGGGAAAATGAAGCATTGCAGGGACTCCTGGTAATGGACCTGTGGCGCGGCCAGTTCCAATGCGCTCCTGTTGCGCCTGACCCAGCATGCCTGTGCCGGGGAGAGAAGAAATGA
- a CDS encoding nucleotidyltransferase family protein: MSSELPIAAMILAGGLGTRLRSIVNDRPKPMAMIHGKPFLDILIRSLAKKGVRKFVLLTGYGAELIEDYFRTRPNQDVEITVSPEPAPLGTGGAVKNAEQFATDPSLLVNGDTFFDVDVGELFRFHVERRAKVTLSLHHVADVSRYGSVLVNDKGAVTGFREKEPKTGGPGLINAGLSLLAKDFIQSLPDGPFSMEVDVFPKLAGTGEMFALRQEGPFFDIGTPESYEAFRAFVKGQ; encoded by the coding sequence ATGTCCTCAGAACTACCCATTGCTGCGATGATTCTTGCCGGGGGCCTAGGCACCAGGCTTCGGTCGATTGTCAACGACCGGCCCAAGCCCATGGCCATGATCCACGGCAAGCCCTTTCTGGATATACTTATCCGGTCGCTGGCGAAAAAAGGGGTTCGGAAATTTGTCCTGCTCACGGGATATGGAGCTGAATTAATTGAGGATTATTTTAGAACTAGGCCAAATCAAGATGTCGAAATAACCGTGTCGCCCGAACCCGCGCCTCTAGGCACCGGCGGCGCGGTTAAGAATGCGGAGCAATTCGCGACTGACCCGTCTTTGTTGGTCAATGGAGACACCTTCTTTGACGTAGATGTGGGAGAACTGTTCCGGTTTCATGTGGAACGCCGGGCAAAGGTCACTCTTTCACTGCATCACGTTGCCGATGTGAGCCGATACGGCTCGGTGCTTGTCAACGACAAGGGCGCTGTCACTGGCTTCCGCGAAAAAGAGCCGAAAACAGGGGGTCCCGGGCTCATTAACGCCGGGCTGTCTCTCCTGGCCAAGGATTTCATTCAATCGTTGCCTGACGGGCCATTCTCCATGGAAGTCGATGTGTTTCCGAAATTGGCCGGGACAGGCGAAATGTTCGCTCTGCGCCAGGAAGGGCCTTTCTTCGACATCGGCACCCCTGAAAGTTACGAGGCGTTCCGAGCGTTCGTGAAAGGGCAATGA